TATGtttttggaactcactaagttcattttgaatttacttgtttttcttCATTCTATTTTTCAGGTATCTTAGGTTATTGCAGATTTCAAATAAGGACTCAACCAGATTGCAGCCTCAATTGTAAGCCATtcctttgttgtttttttttttttttgtaatatgtACATATCGAGGCAACTTGCAGGCTTGaccaacttataattttattttgttgtactTTGTTGAATCTAGTTCGCACCCCAGTCCAATTTTCTTTTGTATAAGTTGTTCAGTTGTGACGCTTCGCCGAACATCAAATTTCAatctatatttaatattatgtattCATATTATTGCTTTAGGCTTGGGTTACAAATTAAAGTTTGCTAAGAGACATTTATAACCAATTCATTGTCTACCATATGTTTTGTATAACTTAAGAAATGAAACcttatttttttcctattattgCGTATCGATCTTAGTCCTTCCGGTAACACCACAATTCACCAGTCGACCTGTCAAACAAAAtggttttacatttttttcttatctTCAACAAAAATAGATTTTTGGCTGGGTAAAGGGAGTTTCTAAAGAGAGTAGTGCTGCCTGATAGCATCATGGGATCGAATATTTAAACCGGTGTTGCCTAAGACGTTGATGAGATGAAAAcaatatttcttttccttttagctTTTTTTCTCCCCTAacagtatttattttaaataccaCTGATGTCACCTCACACATTGACGAcaccaattaaatttttttttttactcaactttttttttacacccatttttttttaaataccatCAATGTCGCTTGACACATAGACATAGtaccaattaaaaaatattttgttcttcccaaccttttttttcttgacattagttttttttttaaaattatcatcaaTGTCACCTAACAAACCAATGacactattaaaaaattatttttttgtttcttctcaATATATACTTGTATTTTCAAGTGTTGCTTAATACGATGACaccaataaaaaattcttttcttaAAATAGATAATTACGTGATGATTGACTGAAAAGAAGGTGGTGCCGCCAATGTATCAAGCTGCAACAATGAACACTATAACAAATGGcctattttagtaaataattttctcaaaacccattttcaaattaattaattttttatattatttttataaaaaaaaaacccaacattTATTAGCATTTAGGGTTAATGTTTAAAGTTTTACCTCTTTGCTTCAAAGTTAGATACACACAAATTCAAGGACTAATATATTGACTCGCAAATCTGTAATATAGAAACCTGCTGAATAGTTTCACTTACATATTCGACATGGTAATTAAATCTATTAGGCATCGTTCATATAAAAGCCGAAGTAATCTTTGGCATACTACAGACGCCACCTCCCGATTGGTGAAACATGCAACAAATTTCAGCACCATCTTCCAAATTTAGCTACATAATCATAAGATTCCACAGTTAAAAAAGCCATAAATCACCATGCAAATGCTTAGATAATTGTGAAAACTATCTATTTTCTGCTGTGTCAAGTGTCGAACATAGAATATGTCAAACATGGGTGTTCAATATTTTCCAAGACTTTTGTGTTTTAGGAGGGACCCTGAAGGATTGTATCGTCAGTCGTACCAATGTTTGGTACGCATCAAACATGGATATTGGATATGTTATTTGATCTCAAGTAAAGTGTATAATTTAGGTATGTGTAAAACCTAcgctcaaaataatttttttcaatattttcatgtGTTAGAAGCGCCTTTAGAAGATCATATTTATATGCCAATATTTTAGAATATGCATCAGACGAGTGACCAATGCTtatacttcaagaaaaatgcaACTACGGAGCATATtacgaaaaataataataaacttgaCAATCTCAAAACTATTTAGGCCATGTTTTCTATATACTAATCTGATTCTTCATTTTTGTATCAACATGAGTATGGAAAAGCAATCCTCcaagatatatatataccgGGTAACACCAGATACATGAAATCCGAAGGAGTATCGCTCCTCTTTTCTAAGAtttatcatatatttgaaaGATTATATCTGTTACTTATACCTAGATATATTGTCAGATCAGacacatatattaaaaataaatgaagaatcggattaacgcaaaaaaaaaaaaaaaaaacctcatcTGACGTGTATTTCCCAGGAACGCGATGACCTTCATAAATAAAACGCACAGTATGAATATCCAATTGCTTCTTTCTGCAGTAAGCATGCATCAGTTTGATTAACTTCGCATTGCGCTTAATGTTATAGACCACCTTATTCCCATCCTACATAACACAAACACAGACAAAAGTGAGAAAGAGTAAGCAACAATTACTCGAATTCGTGTGCGAATGTTATATGAAGATTTACACCTAACAAGGTATAATGTTTTTTCATGTATTCAGATTACAACCCAGGAGCAACGCCAGCATAATAAACCCACTGAGAACCCATAACAAGAATCACACTTTACCATGAGCCTTGTAAAACCCGGGAAAAAAGAGTTGCTTTCTAATTCCACGctataaaaaatctcaaaaaatcaCTTGAAACTACAACAAAGAAACCTCAAAAACAGGTATAGGAATACCTACACCACCCGTATCCCATATTTTCATAAAACACTTAAAACCCAGAAAGACAAGGTTGCTTCCATTTCTACACACTAAACATCTAAAAAGCTCACTTGAAAGTTCAAGCAATATATATACACTCAAAAACAAGGTATCCGAATACATTGTTTCTGAGACATCCCCGTACTCGTATCCAATATTTTCCGTGAAACCCGTAAAACCCAGAAAGACAAAAAGTTGCTTCAATTTCTAGACAAAACATTAAAACAGTAAAATCACATGAAGGTAAAATCAAGAAACACTTAGAAATAAACAAGGTGCTCGAACAACTACGTGAGAAAGAAGAATGGGAGCAAGAAATGCACCTGACTCTTCACGCAAACCTGGATTATCTGCGATTGACCATCAGCAGTTGTTAAGGCTTTATCATCACCGCCGCTGCTACCAGCAGCAGCAAATCGAGGCATTTTGCTTTAAGAATCCTAAGAGACgcctaaaaaatttaagttcacAATTTAGCTTCTGAAGAAACCGAGTATAAAAAGAAGTGGaggaaaattttagagaaacGATTTGCAAACTGACATATTGATTCTGTGACACTAAAAAGTTCAAAATGGAACCAATTTCAGTTTAGCAGAGTTTTCCAAATTAACTGATAATCTGTCGCCTCCGACTCCTTTTGACAGAATCGCCCATTGGTTTTGGGAAATTTAATTGACTGTCCAACCTCTTGGTAAATGTTTCCTctcttatatttataaatattttaaagttttaaattattctgCTTTTTCATCtcaataatatgaaaaaataataattatcaaaataggtaaatcataaattatttatgaaaatagacaTTTACTACTGTATTTCATTAGTATTGTCTAACATATCCATGACACTACTCATATTTTCTTCAATCAttctattgttattattttttaaaaaaataatatcttttgatgtcatcaatttcaatttcaaccGTGTTGTAGTATCTAAAGGGCCTCCTTACCCACGGTGAGATACTAGGAAAAAATGGAGTGTTGGAGACATTTTTTATGGGAAGAGAGTAGAAAAAAAGTGTCTTGAAGGGTAGAAAGAAAGTTTGGTTAGTgttaaggtatgttttttttttaatttaaaaaaatgtttttatattttagattattattaaattttagatataacttttaatattaaatttatgttttaaatattagagttgtgttcatttgtttaatcggttattaaaatttgtttgtttgtgaatatattaaaatgaattccTTAGATTATAACTAACAACCACACGACAATGATGATTAATGTGccagtaaaaaaaatatttgttttttttgttatttacgGGTATACTTATAAATTGACACCTCATATTTATAATATAGTTAGGGTGAGTATCGCGTTCTAAGGGCACGTGTCCATGGTCCAAGCTACCAACCGGACAAACGGATTATGCCAATTTTGGATTTTGTCGAGTTTGGATTAGTGACATTGATCAGGATGTTTGAGCTGAGGGAGGACTTAATAACTGCCTTGGTTGAGCAATAACGTCTAGAGATGCACACATTTCATTTGTAGTGCGGGGACTGCACCATCACCTTGGAAGATGTTGAACTGCAACTCGGGCTCCCAATTAATGATTATGCGATGACGGATTCAAGTAAAGTGTTCGAACCTGCGACACTCTACTATGACTTACTTGGATGCTTGCTTGGGGATGGTGAAGCTACATTTATGAGTTTGAAATTTTACTAGTTGAAGAAAAGTTTCAAAACCTTACCGAGTAGTGCCATCGAGTGAGACAAGATGTGCGCTACTTTGGTGTATATACTACAGCTGACAGGGAGTACTTATGTTGGtcgctaataataataaagtccaCTTGATGTACTTGCCCCTATTATTTGATTTGGAAGTTGTTCGTTCGTACAGTTGAGGCTCAGCAGTATTAGCAATGTTGTATCATTAGTTTTGTCAGGCTACAAAGCACGAAACACAAGATATATGCGGGTGCCTCGTACTGCTGCAGTCTTGGGTATTGTATAGGATGTCATTTCTGGCATCAGTGAGTCACCAAATACATGGGTTCCCACTTGTAAATAGgtaaaagaaacttaaaacttgggtcaacatattttttatgaaaacgtgTTCTaataagttttctttatttttagatGTTTAAGTTGTCCTAGTATCGAGAAGTCCGAAACCCTCGTAATCTACAAATAGATGATTGAGGCATACACTAGGGAgggataaatatttttctaaaataaaattataatagcGTCATGTAATTACTTTTTTTAGTTATGTTATTTGACCAATGTCACTATAACAATGTTATTACTTGTGTAGTTCGTATGGATGTCAAATATGGCGTCGGACATTGCGGTTGTCATTCATTCCTTGGCTCAAGCCCATGCATTCATGTGGTGCACGAACACACCCGTGATTAATTTTTCAACACTTGAGTGGTACACTTGAGTGGTACAATTGTGAATTAGATTGGTTGGATTCGAAATCACAAAACTATGAAATAAATTGcatattaacataacatattCATATTCAAAATACAAGAGAAGTCGGTATGTTGATATAAACAAGTAGCATACATTTCACAATGAGgtacataaattcatattccACTCGACCGTGACGATTGTCCAGGGTGGTAGCTTTAATGTGGGCAATTATTTCGACTATGACCAGCTGTTGTTCACAAACCGCAACATTTATGGTCACCGTCTCCCTTAAGTCCATCTCATTACAAATCTGGATGACGTGTGGGTGACCTGTGAGCTTCCTACATGGCCCCAAGTCTGGTACCAACTTGAAAGTTGGCAAAGACACTTCCTATGTCGACACATCCCGCAGTGTAGGGAACTTGTTTCCCCAAATACGCAAAGTGTTGGAAAAATGGGTTTgaaaaatgcaacaaaaaataaatttagggaaaaaccagagttttaattttttttccaaaacaagatcttggttgtgatatttaaagtaataaacacttaatcaaaattgcacCTTTTCGATTCGTTTAGGATGAGCGCTTCAACCAAGTAGTCTTCTTCGCTATCATCAAGCTCATGTTTGCTGCGTGTGGGGTCGCTTTGAAtcagaaaaattttcacaaaattaccagtagggtaattttgaaatttctctaaaattttgggtcaagttgtaaattagaaaaatatctctagcaattttctagaataatcttttcagagaattttctctctacaactttctcttgaattcaagtgtgtgaaaataatgacccaaggctctctttatatagggagagtttagagagttcaactatgattaaacttaatcactttaatattaaattaacataatatttatcttgataaatattatgttaatttaatattaaatcttattaaaataatagaa
This sequence is a window from Gossypium raimondii isolate GPD5lz chromosome 5, ASM2569854v1, whole genome shotgun sequence. Protein-coding genes within it:
- the LOC105766174 gene encoding small ubiquitin-related modifier 1, which encodes MPRFAAAGSSGGDDKALTTADGQSQIIQVCVKSQDGNKVVYNIKRNAKLIKLMHAYCRKKQLDIHTVRFIYEGHRVPGKYTSDELNLEDGAEICCMFHQSGGGVCSMPKITSAFI